The following are from one region of the Bradyrhizobium septentrionale genome:
- the tnpA gene encoding IS66-like element accessory protein TnpA: MPILEHGADTLQRVEIITGTGRRRRWSTDAKAAIVAESFAPGASVSAVARRHDISPSLLFLWRRQATRAQVAERGDRGMPPGFVPVAITGCGRPSEEQAAIEIEVGAIRIRVRGTVDREALCEVLAAVGTVGR; encoded by the coding sequence ATGCCTATCCTCGAACACGGCGCCGACACGCTGCAGCGTGTCGAGATCATCACCGGGACGGGCCGACGTCGGCGCTGGTCGACCGATGCGAAGGCGGCGATTGTTGCGGAGAGTTTTGCGCCGGGTGCAAGCGTGTCCGCAGTGGCGCGGCGACACGACATCAGTCCAAGCCTGTTGTTTCTCTGGCGTCGCCAGGCTACGCGGGCGCAGGTCGCGGAGCGCGGGGACAGAGGCATGCCACCTGGCTTTGTGCCGGTCGCGATCACCGGCTGTGGGCGCCCGAGTGAGGAGCAGGCGGCGATCGAGATCGAGGTCGGCGCGATTCGCATCCGTGTCAGGGGGACAGTCGACCGGGAGGCACTGTGCGAGGTGCTGGCGGCGGTCGGGACGGTTGGTCGATGA